In the Grimontia kaedaensis genome, one interval contains:
- the lepB gene encoding signal peptidase I has translation MANTFSLILVLVTLFTGIIWALDKFKWAPRRQQKAAEALNVDGGELSEEQVAQVAPQPSWVETSASVFPVIGLVLVLRSFIYEPFQIPSGSMMPTLLVGDFILVEKFAYGLKDPVFRHQLVENGKPERGDVVVFKYPPQPNVDFIKRVIGVPGDTVRYSEDKRLCIQKKGESTCELVPVDDVHKSEFVQRGANLIQAQEELGVEPHQILVNPYTKNQAGQYYPTPGLGEWVVPEGEYFVMGDNRDNSKDSRFWGFVPEANLVGKAVGIWISFEFDEQGDSFLPSWVPVGVRFNRIGGID, from the coding sequence ATGGCTAATACTTTCTCGCTGATTCTGGTGCTTGTCACCCTGTTTACTGGGATTATCTGGGCACTGGATAAGTTCAAATGGGCGCCGCGACGCCAGCAAAAAGCGGCTGAAGCGCTCAATGTGGACGGTGGTGAGCTAAGTGAAGAGCAGGTTGCACAAGTTGCCCCTCAGCCAAGCTGGGTAGAAACCTCAGCCTCCGTGTTCCCTGTTATTGGCCTTGTTCTGGTGCTGCGTTCGTTTATTTACGAGCCGTTCCAGATCCCATCTGGTTCTATGATGCCGACACTGCTGGTGGGCGACTTTATCCTGGTGGAGAAGTTCGCTTACGGCCTGAAAGACCCTGTATTCCGCCATCAACTGGTGGAAAACGGGAAGCCAGAGCGCGGTGACGTGGTGGTGTTCAAGTACCCACCACAGCCAAACGTCGACTTTATCAAGCGCGTGATTGGTGTGCCGGGCGATACGGTTCGCTACAGCGAAGACAAACGTCTGTGTATCCAGAAGAAAGGTGAATCGACCTGTGAATTGGTGCCAGTGGATGATGTTCACAAGAGTGAATTCGTTCAGCGTGGTGCGAACCTGATTCAAGCACAGGAAGAGTTAGGTGTTGAGCCTCACCAGATTCTGGTGAACCCATATACGAAAAATCAAGCTGGTCAGTATTATCCAACGCCGGGTCTAGGTGAGTGGGTGGTGCCGGAAGGCGAGTACTTCGTGATGGGTGACAACCGTGACAACAGTAAAGATAGTCGCTTCTGGGGCTTTGTACCTGAGGCTAATCTGGTAGGTAAAGCAGTCGGTATCTGGATCAGTTTTGAATTTGATGAACAAGGCGACAGTTTCCTGCCGTCTTGGGTACCTGTCGGGGTGCGTTTCAATCGCATCGGCGGCATTGATTAA
- the lepA gene encoding translation elongation factor 4: MKHIRNFSIIAHIDHGKSTLSDRLIQVCGGLTDREMAAQVLDSMDLERERGITIKAQSVTLNYAAQDGETYQLNFIDTPGHVDFSYEVSRSLAACEGALLVVDAGQGVEAQTLANCYTAIEMDLEVVPILNKIDLPAADPDRVAEEIEDIVGIDATEATRCSAKTGLGVDLVLEDIVKNVPPPQGDPEAPLQALIIDSWFDNYLGVVSLVRIKNGELKKGDKIKVMSTGQVWGVDRIGIFTPKQTDTQGLRTGEVGWVVCGIKDILGAPVGDTLTHAKHGAETPLPGFKKVKPQVYAGLFPVSSDDYENFRDALGKLSLNDASLFYEPENSAALGFGFRCGFLGMLHMEIIQERLEREYNLDLITTAPTVVYEVKKTNGDTLYVDSPAKLPAVNDIEVMGEPIARCNILVPSEYLGNVITLCVEKRGVQVDMVYHGNQVALTYDIPMAEVVLDFFDRLKSTSRGYASLDYNFQRYEGSNMVRVDVLLNGDNVDALAIITHKDQAQSRGRDLVEKMKEFIPRQQFDIAIQAAIGNHIIARSTVKQLRKNVTAKCYGGDVSRKKKLLQKQKEGKKRMKQIGNVELPQEAFLAILHVGKDK; this comes from the coding sequence ATGAAGCACATTCGTAACTTTTCGATTATTGCCCACATTGACCACGGTAAGTCGACTCTGTCAGACCGTCTTATTCAGGTCTGTGGCGGCCTAACTGACCGTGAAATGGCGGCGCAAGTTCTGGATTCCATGGATCTTGAACGCGAACGTGGTATCACCATCAAAGCACAAAGTGTGACGCTGAATTATGCAGCGCAGGACGGGGAAACCTATCAGCTGAACTTCATCGACACCCCAGGACATGTTGACTTCTCTTACGAAGTTTCTCGTTCTCTGGCGGCGTGTGAGGGTGCTTTGCTGGTGGTCGACGCGGGTCAGGGTGTAGAAGCTCAGACTTTGGCGAACTGCTACACCGCGATTGAAATGGATCTGGAAGTGGTTCCAATCCTGAACAAAATTGACCTGCCAGCAGCCGACCCTGACCGCGTAGCGGAAGAGATCGAAGACATTGTCGGTATCGATGCGACCGAAGCGACTCGCTGTTCAGCGAAAACGGGTCTCGGCGTAGATCTGGTTCTGGAAGATATCGTTAAGAATGTTCCGCCACCTCAAGGTGACCCAGAAGCGCCGCTGCAAGCGCTGATCATCGACTCATGGTTCGATAACTATCTGGGCGTTGTGTCGCTGGTTCGCATTAAGAACGGCGAGCTGAAAAAAGGCGATAAGATCAAAGTCATGAGCACCGGTCAGGTGTGGGGTGTTGATCGCATCGGTATCTTCACACCAAAACAAACTGACACCCAAGGTCTGCGTACCGGCGAGGTGGGCTGGGTTGTTTGTGGTATTAAAGACATTCTGGGCGCGCCAGTGGGTGATACCTTGACCCACGCAAAACACGGTGCAGAAACACCGCTACCAGGCTTTAAGAAAGTGAAGCCTCAGGTTTATGCGGGTCTCTTCCCTGTTTCGTCTGACGACTACGAAAACTTCCGTGATGCACTTGGCAAACTGAGCCTGAACGATGCGTCACTGTTCTACGAGCCAGAAAACTCAGCAGCACTGGGCTTTGGTTTCCGTTGTGGTTTTCTTGGCATGCTGCACATGGAAATCATCCAAGAGCGTCTGGAGCGTGAATACAACCTAGATCTGATCACCACGGCACCAACCGTAGTGTACGAAGTGAAGAAGACCAACGGTGACACCCTGTACGTTGATAGCCCTGCGAAATTGCCAGCGGTTAACGATATCGAAGTGATGGGTGAGCCAATTGCGCGTTGTAACATCCTTGTACCTTCAGAGTACCTGGGTAACGTTATCACCTTGTGTGTCGAGAAGCGTGGCGTTCAAGTTGACATGGTTTACCACGGTAACCAAGTCGCCCTCACTTACGATATTCCAATGGCAGAAGTGGTTCTGGACTTCTTCGACCGTCTGAAATCGACGTCACGCGGTTATGCTTCTCTGGATTACAACTTCCAGCGTTACGAAGGGTCGAACATGGTGCGTGTTGACGTATTGCTGAACGGCGACAACGTGGATGCATTGGCGATCATCACTCACAAAGATCAGGCGCAATCCCGTGGTCGTGATCTGGTTGAGAAGATGAAAGAATTCATTCCTCGTCAGCAGTTCGACATCGCGATTCAGGCAGCAATCGGTAACCACATCATTGCGCGCTCGACCGTGAAACAGCTTCGTAAAAACGTGACCGCGAAGTGTTACGGTGGTGACGTAAGCCGTAAGAAGAAACTGCTGCAGAAGCAAAAAGAAGGTAAAAAACGCATGAAGCAGATTGGCAACGTCGAACTGCCTCAAGAAGCGTTCCTGGCGATTCTGCACGTAGGTAAAGATAAATAA